ttgaaaaacaaaagcatTATGTATGTAATCTTAAATTTTTTAAGTCTGAATCGAGACTTAAGAcgaattttttaaaatattgaatttgagaaactTTTTCATCATTAGGTTTATGAGAGTTTGTTAGGTGTGTCTTTATCACGAAAAATGTAGCTAACCCTCCTTCCCAAAACCAAAAAGTctgaattattaattttaggCACGAAGCTCAACCAACAATAACaacccaaaaaagaaaatacgAGCAGAAATAAGCACAGCATGCATGTCAAAAATGAAtgaaggaagagagagagagagagagagagagagagagaggagtcaGTCTCTCATCTTTAAATGGTTGCGGTTGGACCAGTTGTCCATgtccctcctcctccaaacTGCACTAAATTAATACCAAACCCAATTTAAGCTTTTCATTCACAACTTCGTCTTCTTCGTTGGGAATTTTCATCATTTGGATATTCTTGATCGATCTCTGTCTCTGAAAACTCTTGGCCCCTCCGCCTTGCACCCTCCTTGTGATTTTTTAACCTAATCATCATGAGTCCCggggaaggaggaggaggaggaggagctgCTGTAAGTTTCAGGAAGAGATCAAAacgacggtcaaacaatgcTGCCGGAGCTACGAAACTGGATCCACCTCAAAACCATGACGATAGTTTTTATTACCAGTCATCTTCTTCGTCGTCCTCTTCTGTTTCTAACTATGAGagcaagaagaagaggattaggaagaagaagggtaaaggaaacaacaacaacaacaataacaacGTTGGGGGGTCGTTAAAAAAATATGAGCTGATGTCGTATTGGGAGTTGCCGGAATATATGAAGGACAACGAGTTCATCTTGAATTATTACCGAGCTGATTGGCCTATTCTCGAAGCTCTGTTCAGTGTTTTCCGTTGGCATAATGAAACTCTCAATGTTTGGACGTATGTGATCAACATCGATTTTCAGTTTCTTAAATTATCTTTGTTTCTTGATTATGTGTTGGATCGTCTGATGGATTACTTAAAgatttagtttttcttttgggATGGTTGATCATTTCTGAggttgatttgattttgtttgcAGGCATTTGATTGGGTTTGTTCTGTTTGTGGGTTTGACTATGGCGAATTTGTGGGAAGTGCCTCAGGTATCGGATCTCCTTGGCTTCTCTAACAGGTTTGTTCTCAATTCTGTTTTAtggaattttgatttttccccctaTTTATACATGTAACATATATCTTTCATAGCTTCAAGGAACATTAGGGAAAAAAATACAAAGCGAACTAGTAGAATTAGAGATAAAAGTAGTCAATAGGTGATCAAGGATATATATGTGTTTCTTGGAATTGAAGTTTAAAGCTGTGTGCTTCGTCATGTGTTTCGAGAGGCGAGTTTCCGTTTAATAGTGTTTACATTCAATatggaaaaatataaaaagtgtGTTAAGGATGTTTGTACGTATCAGAATTCAGAACATACTTCAACCTTGTTTGTATATTTCCTGAAGTAGGAACTACATTTAAACAAGTATCCTTGCCATCAATTAGAATTTGCAACCAAGATTAGAAATCTCGATAAAGATTTCTGAGTTCATTTATGCCAAGTGAATGATTGAGCTACTGCTGGAATCTCTCAAGCATGCACTTTTCTGATTATGTGTTTGATATATGCAGGTACACATTTAGTGCAGCTGCAAATGTTTCCCATAATTTTAGTGCGGTAATAACTCACCTTCTATAAATTGGCACTCTTCCTCATATTATTGATTCATAAGTTAATTGATACTATAAATTTATAAGCAGGAGACAACAAACTTTGTTCATGATTTGAAGCAACTGACATCTCAGGAAGTGAACAACATTGCATCGCCTGGTCATCAATTGAGAGTGACACTATGGCCATTTTATGTGTTCTTATCTGGCTCTATGTTCTGCCTTCTTTCGAGCACCATTTGCCATCTGTTTTCATGCCACTCTCACCCCTTAAATGTCTTGCTCTTGCGCATAGACTATGCAGGCATCACCACCATGATCATCACCTCATTTTCCCCTCCGATTTACTACATCTTCCAATGTGACCCTCGCTGGCAATTCATTTACCTTGGAGGCATTACAGTAATGGGAATTGGCACCATTGTCACACTCTTCTCCCCGAAGCTGTCTAACTCCAAATTTCGAACCTTTCGAGCTTTGCTGTTTGCTTCATTGGGGTTGTTTGGGATTGTTCCGGCGGTCCATGCCAGCATTGTGAATTGGGGCAATCCGAAACGTGATATAACTCTGGTTTATGAAGTTGCCATGGCGGTTTTCTACTTGACTGGGACTGGATTTTACATCACTCGGATTCCCGAGAGATGGAGGCCGGGGTGCTTCGATTTGGCAGGTCACAGCCACCAGatttttcatgttttggtGGTGATGGGTGCTTTGGCTCATTATGCTGCTATACTTGTCATGCTAGACTGGCGAAGCACCTTGGGGTGTGACATCAATACTAGTCTTACTCTGTAATATATACAGATACAGTGAAGCAGCTTGTTCATTTTTTCAACTACGCtttagatgatgatgattgagTAGGGCATTATCCATTTGTTGAGAGAAAGTTGTGTAAGTAAGCTTCGTCTCAAATGATAGCCTTAGAACAGAACTATAGAGGCTGTCAATTATCATTATGTTTCAGAAGAATTCCAgggaagaaaaagaagtgCAACATTTTTTACTATCAAATGTTTAATCGATGTGTGTAATTTTttctcgaaaaaaaaaaagttgtgtGTAATTCTTTGGGTAGTATAATATCTCTCTCTATGTTCTgccttaaaataaaaaaccaatATTCAAATAAAACTACAAAGTACATGGTAGTAAAAAATGATGCACCTCTTTCACAAGCAGAGACTGAAGTCTGCACTTCCCTCCGATTTCTGTGATTTCAGAGATTAATTGCCAAGGTTAGCTCGAACTTGATCATCGATTTTTCGGTTTGCACATTGTACTTGGCTAAAACTACACCTACACATGTTTTGTTGCTTCTGTTACATTTCCATATGTCTTGTTGTTGCGAAGTTTTTATGATGCATTCATATATGCACCCTATAgagctgaaaaaaaaatcctgaAAGAGACTCTTGAGTGATATCTTTGGTTCAAACAAACTTTTGGTAATGATGCATTAGATGGTTTTCTTAGAAGATTAAACAAGGCctaagaaacaactgtttctTTCCCTGAACGTTTCAACTTGATTTAAGCACACTGCAAATCATTGTTGGCCTTAAGTCGGAATGAATTTGTTTTGCACTTTTGGATTGACAGTTTCTGTTTgaattttttaatttccagTGACTTGCACAGCAGATGAAAGCCAAAAGTCTATCACACAAGCATTTAGATAATGTATTACTCTCGCAATATGGGGTCTTTAGCCTCGTCTTTCTCAATCACAAGGTTAGAGAAGATTAAATAAGAACAGCAGAAACTTCAATATATGGTCTGAAACAAGAATCTTATATGATGAGAGAACTCCTTGAAATGAAACAACCAatattcaaaaataaattattgaatATTTTGCTACACCACTGAGGAGCGCTCATGACTACGATATTATTTTGCTAAATTATTTTGTATCTATAGGAAGCAATGACCTTGCACTAAATTATTTCGCTACACTACCGAGGAGCGCTATGTCATGGACCTAGTCATTCGGttgccacacttggtccataAGGCGCTCCTCCCCTATGGAGCCAGtcttatccaacggggcaatgCACTTATTTCACCATgtcttgggctcatcaggggatcggctctAGACTCTGACCAGTGTGTAGGGCGGCATACTCCCTTCTTCAACGTTAAGTCcccgactagcgacaagctcccCAAACTTAACCGGGTTGACCTGCCTGAAATCCTAGGAAGGAGCAGCCTGCCTGAACTCCTaggaaggagcagccatatatctcccacacctCTGATCTTGGAGCAATCCCACGTGTTCATGAAGCTCATATATCTTCCCCTATataaattccatctccaccgaaatcacgattgaagacacacctccaaggttcctactaCGTGtaattctcgcaactcatctccatggcttggttagtttttgattttctacaatactttgtctatgaagattgtagtgtGATGcttgtgtgagattattgttttatattgagaatcaaaattttcaaattgttttattgaatttttggttctttgccgaattgatggtttcctataattattgagtttgtatttctattgttgtgttctcatacttttagataattttcagatatgtgcatatgaatttagtacttggatgcagtccctaatattgtgtttgagtactagattcatcaaccatattgacacaaatcgaatcatgccctaagtatgtttggtttgtgttgattaaaagtggtaaaaattctggaaatttgcatgtgaaaccatggtgggtgacatCATACATGAAActtgtctccaacaaagatttgatgcttaaatgtaatcttgtttgatttctgttctaagtgttattgaatttgattgcatgcaaatttagattaggccctaagtcaatctaaatgttaattgaaatcttgcatgattagatgatcccctaaagctctaattgtattggtgtctacaaagtatgtaattggtcgaattggaatgcatgataggttcgagcttataattatgtggtgtaatggtaaatttaatttaaatttgttaaagagaagtcgatcatgtaaatagtaatttagattttattttagtagtgaaTAATcgatctcaaaccccccattatttgttaacactaaaagtttagagttcccttcaattctccGTAAAAAACGATTCATGCTTAttatatactaacgatgacattttacagggtttattatagacgttttaattaacgctctatcatttagTTTCAATTCTTAATCAGTAAGAAGAGATTAATTTTTcaatgaagaaaacaaaatacaacaaAAACTAAAGCTAAAATCCCTAATACCAACATAGACTAGAATTATCAAAACTAATTATTGGTTTAGAAATAGAAGAAGTATGAAAAGAGAATTGTTGATTGATACACACCCAATAAGAATAATAACCTATaacaatatacatatacatacacaTTAGAATGCATATTTTTACATTAAGGGTAAAagttaaacaaaaaaatttcaaaagttAAAAACTGAGTGGGCTCAGCTGCCCCCACGTGAGTCCACCCCTGCAGTCTAACTAATTATTTCATAATGGAAATTATTAGCTAGCTTGTAAAGTTGCAATTACTCTTGATCTTGTTGTTTTTGAATGCTAATCGTGTTGggtcatatatataatcacttGATAGTGGAGCACAAATTAAGGCATATATGTGGCCAGTAATACATGATATAAACCTTGGGTGCCAATGGATAAATGCATGACTTGATTGAATAACAAAATCAGGGAAGCAAAACTCAAGAAGATTGTGATCCAAGACAAATGCCACCACATTAGATGATGAGCCATGAACTAAAGGCAATGACAATTGATTGAACAAATTGGTACTACAAATCTACTATTCATCTAAAAATTAGCAATTGCATTTTTACACAATGCACCAATAAAACCAATTTGACTACCAATACCTctttaaatattaaaattgAACAATTCATTCATAAAATATTACTACTAGCCAATCTTATTTTAACACATGTGCGAATAACGAGGAACACACACAAATCAAAATTGCTATCCCCAATTAGGGTGAATTTCTAAAGATGGTTGGATGATCCCCCAATCCTCAATAAATCATTGCATTCTCCCTTTTTTCAATTCCCATCCAATTAATCAGCCAATCAAGTTATTGGTGTATTTGCTCTAAGTGGAAAGCTTCATTCGATTTTTAAGCAAATGAAGTGCTAATTTGTTTCGCACATTGTTTCACATGTGTATTCTTGAAATCAAACTTATCCATGGCATAAGTAATCTCTTTGTTGAGATGCTCGGGGCATGGTGATGACACAACAAAAAGTTGTTGTggtcttttatttttctttaagaCGTCATTACACAATAAGAACTATATCTAAAGCAACCTGGACTAACAAGATGAATTATTTTGCCACAACTTTAAGTACAGTTTTCGAAGAAAAGAGGCCTTGTAAAAGTCTATCATCACAAGTCCTGAAAGAGTTTGCACAATAGTTTTATCATTGTGGTAAAGGAACCGGAGGGATTGACCGTTAGGGTTTTTATTGAGGATTGGGGGATCATCCAACCATCTTTAGCTTCTCCATCCGAGGATGGTGAGAAATTATTCTTGGTTTTCTCATTGAACCATCACTATGTGGAATCATTTGAAGCTGATGTAGTATCAACAAAGATGCATAGTGTTcatataacaaataaaaaaatccttGTGTCTATAGATGGTGAAGGGTGTCATTACCATAGACATAATTTCATTATCAATTTATGGGGCATATATACCTTTACACAAGCCTTGTTGTAACATCATTTCAGATGATTAACATTACATCCACGGaactttcattttttaaataaaaaaatgaatgatgaaACTATTGTACACCACATATGATAGTGTCTGTTGTTTGCTTgtagttattttgttttgattttttataaataaaagagtgtattaaagaaaaaggaagaagggATGGCTGAGGGCTGAGGTTATCATCATATGCCCTAAAAAAAATTGCGCAATAGTTTCAGCATTATAGTGAAGGAACTGGGAGGGACGGGCGGTTATGGCTTTAGTTGGTGAGCCGGGGATCATCCAAAACTCTTGAACATTTCCATCCGGAAtgtatcaaaattaaaaaaagtcaTTACAAAAGAGTAATCCTATTGGAAGAGTGCATAACCGCATAAAGTCATTACAAAAAGAGTCATCCTATCGATCCTAAGCTCTCATATCCTTAAACTCTAGTCTAAGAGTAAGCAGCCACCGCAGCCCTCTTGAGAATCTTA
This genomic interval from Argentina anserina chromosome 1, drPotAnse1.1, whole genome shotgun sequence contains the following:
- the LOC126792784 gene encoding heptahelical transmembrane protein 1 → MSPGEGGGGGGAAVSFRKRSKRRSNNAAGATKLDPPQNHDDSFYYQSSSSSSSSVSNYESKKKRIRKKKGKGNNNNNNNNVGGSLKKYELMSYWELPEYMKDNEFILNYYRADWPILEALFSVFRWHNETLNVWTHLIGFVLFVGLTMANLWEVPQVSDLLGFSNRYTFSAAANVSHNFSAETTNFVHDLKQLTSQEVNNIASPGHQLRVTLWPFYVFLSGSMFCLLSSTICHLFSCHSHPLNVLLLRIDYAGITTMIITSFSPPIYYIFQCDPRWQFIYLGGITVMGIGTIVTLFSPKLSNSKFRTFRALLFASLGLFGIVPAVHASIVNWGNPKRDITLVYEVAMAVFYLTGTGFYITRIPERWRPGCFDLAGHSHQIFHVLVVMGALAHYAAILVMLDWRSTLGCDINTSLTL